In one window of Nothobranchius furzeri strain GRZ-AD chromosome 11, NfurGRZ-RIMD1, whole genome shotgun sequence DNA:
- the c11h6orf47 gene encoding uncharacterized protein C6orf47 homolog, whose product MTAVVGRAWGWVRSWTSHDPPEKTTLINETEKQPDKGVWGVRGWTSWIWGGWRRPRDQNVTAERFWEAQEKLQPVEIEDLRAGRPEPKSNAQVSRWWNRYLPTSIWPRKTDVGGLKRRRVGNPWQHDDEDFSDYGTPPPSPTPPFHQMTSPFRFFAQSWKVEIVPEHYEICFNFIRHLFDLFVVAFLWTVSPPARLILEVLGVQGALRLWFHGMAMFFVSTVGMAGLLWLIQEYLPQFALIYGIIQAVVISISVRQSVILGVEEDKEEQEMDVKEAGEERDIDHEAEL is encoded by the coding sequence ATGACCGCGGTTGTGGGCAGAGCCTGGGGTTGGGTCCGGTCCTGGACTAGCCATGATCCTCCAGAGAAGACAACTCTGATCAATGAGACTGAAAAGCAACCTGACAAAGGTGTGTGGGGCGTCAGAGGCTGGACCTCTTGGATTTGGGGAGGATGGAGAAGACCGAGAGACCAAAATGTCACTGCAGAGCGGTTCTGGGAGGCCCAGGAGAAGCTGCAGCCCGTCGAGATTGAGGATCTTAGAGCAGGTAGACCAGAACCAAAGTCTAACGCGCAGGTATCTCGATGGTGGAATAGATATCTCCCAACTTCCATCTGGCCAAGAAAAACAGATGTAGGTGGACTGAAACGGAGGAGAGTAGGTAATCCGTGGCAGCATGATGATGAGGACTTCTCTGATTATGGAACAcctcctccgtctcctacaccccCATTCCATCAGATGACCTCTCCATTTCGGTTTTTTGCACAAAGCTGGAAGGTGGAAATCGTTCCGGAACATTATGAGATTTGCTTCAACTTCATCCGTCACCTGTTTGACCTGTTCGTTGTGGCCTTTTTGTGGACCGTGTCCCCTCCTGCCAGGCTTATCCTGGAGGTGTTGGGTGTTCAGGGAGCTCTGAGGTTGTGGTTTCATGGGATGGCCATGTTCTTCGTGTCCACGGTTGGAATGGCAGGATTACTCTGGTTGATCCAGGAGTATCTCCCTCAGTTTGCTCTGATCTACGGCATCATCCAGGCAGTGGTGATCTCCATCAGCGTCCGACAGAGCGTGATCCTCGGTGTGGAGGAGGACAAAGAAGAGCAGGAGATGGATGTGAAGGAGGCGGGTGAAGAGAGAGACATAGACCATGAAGCTGAGCTTTAG
- the ppp1r11 gene encoding E3 ubiquitin-protein ligase PPP1R11, producing MAEVPGTSSETITETVQTGTPPPPQQEGRSLTIKLRKRKTEKKVEWSSDTVDNEHLGRRSSKCCCIYEKPKQFGESSSESEGDDEDEGCGSANCILGHGRRGHGQRPDGGATGPPNSEGAHSH from the exons ATGGCGGAGGTCCCCGGGACGTCGAGTGAAACCATAACGGAGACTGTCCAGACTGGCACTCCGCCGCCACCCCAACAG GAAGGACGAAGCCTAACCATCAAGCTGAGGAAGAGGAAGACTGAGAAGAAGGTGGAGTGGTCCAGTGACACTGTTGATAATGAGCACCTGGGGAGACGGTCCTCAAAGT GCTGCTGTATTTATGAGAAGCCCAAACAGTTTGGAGAGTCCTCGTCTGAGAGCGAAGGAGACGATGAAGACGAGGGCTGTGGGAGCGCCAACTGCATCCTGGGTCATGGCAGAAGAGGTCATGGACAGAGGCCCGACGGGGGGGCCACGGGCCCCCCAAACTCTGAGGGGGCACACTCACACTAA